A genome region from Mycobacterium florentinum includes the following:
- the menD gene encoding 2-succinyl-5-enolpyruvyl-6-hydroxy-3-cyclohexene-1-carboxylic-acid synthase yields MNPSTTQARVVVDELIRGGVRDVVLCPGSRNAPLAFALQDADRCGRIRLHVRIDERTAGYLAIGLAIAAGAPVCVAMTSGTAVANLGPAVVEANYARVPLIVLSANRPYELLGTGANQTMEQLGYFGTQVRAAISLGLAEDAPERLDSLNATWRSATCRVLAAATGSRTANAGPVQFDIPLREPLVPDPEPGGAVTPPGRPDGNPWTYTPPVTFDQPLEIDLSPDTVVIAGHGAGTQPTLAQLPTVAEPTAPPAANPLHPLALSLLRPKQVIMLGRPTLHRPVSALLADPQVPVYALTTGPRWPDVSGNSQATGTRAVTTGTPDPAWLDRCAQMNRHAVAAVRGQLAAHPLTTGLHVAAAVADALRPGDQLVLGASNPVRDAALVGLDTNGIRVRSNRGVAGIDGTVSTAIGAALAHERGGTADNPARTIALIGDLTFVHDSSGLLIGPTEPTPRQLTIVVSNDNGGGIFELLEQGDPRFSDVSSRIFGTPHDVDVGALCRAYHVESRQIEVDELDAALGESGAGMRVLEVKADRSSLRGLHAAIRAAL; encoded by the coding sequence GTGAACCCCTCGACGACACAGGCCCGCGTCGTCGTTGACGAGCTGATCCGCGGGGGCGTCCGCGACGTGGTGTTATGCCCCGGCTCGCGCAACGCCCCGCTGGCGTTCGCGTTGCAGGACGCCGATCGCTGCGGCCGCATCCGGTTGCACGTGCGCATCGACGAACGCACCGCCGGCTATCTGGCCATCGGCCTGGCGATCGCGGCCGGCGCGCCGGTATGCGTCGCGATGACCTCGGGCACCGCCGTCGCCAACCTCGGACCGGCCGTCGTCGAGGCGAACTACGCGCGCGTTCCGCTGATCGTGCTGTCGGCCAACCGGCCCTACGAATTGCTGGGCACCGGGGCCAACCAGACCATGGAGCAGCTGGGCTACTTCGGCACCCAGGTTCGCGCCGCGATTAGCCTCGGCCTGGCCGAAGACGCACCCGAACGGCTGGATTCGCTCAACGCGACCTGGCGATCGGCCACCTGCCGGGTGTTGGCGGCCGCTACCGGGTCTCGCACCGCCAACGCCGGGCCCGTGCAGTTCGACATCCCGCTGCGCGAGCCCCTGGTGCCGGATCCCGAACCGGGCGGCGCCGTGACGCCGCCGGGCCGGCCCGACGGCAATCCGTGGACCTACACGCCGCCGGTCACCTTCGACCAGCCGCTGGAAATCGACCTGTCGCCCGACACCGTCGTCATCGCCGGGCACGGCGCGGGGACGCAGCCCACCCTCGCGCAGCTTCCGACGGTGGCCGAGCCGACCGCGCCGCCGGCGGCCAACCCGCTGCACCCGCTGGCCCTGTCCCTGCTGCGCCCGAAGCAGGTGATCATGCTCGGCCGCCCGACCCTGCATCGCCCGGTCTCGGCACTGCTGGCCGACCCTCAGGTGCCGGTGTATGCGCTGACCACCGGGCCGCGCTGGCCGGATGTCTCGGGAAACTCGCAAGCCACCGGAACCCGGGCGGTCACCACCGGGACGCCCGACCCAGCGTGGCTGGACCGCTGTGCGCAGATGAACCGGCACGCGGTCGCGGCGGTCCGCGGCCAGCTCGCGGCGCACCCGTTGACCACCGGTCTGCATGTCGCGGCGGCCGTGGCGGATGCCTTGCGACCGGGCGATCAGCTCGTGCTCGGGGCGTCCAATCCGGTCCGCGACGCCGCGCTGGTGGGGCTCGACACCAACGGCATCCGGGTGCGGTCCAACCGCGGGGTCGCCGGCATCGACGGCACCGTGTCCACCGCGATCGGTGCGGCACTGGCGCACGAACGCGGCGGCACGGCCGACAACCCGGCCCGCACCATCGCCCTGATCGGCGACCTGACGTTCGTGCACGACAGCTCCGGGCTGCTGATCGGTCCCACCGAACCGACGCCGCGGCAGCTGACCATCGTGGTGTCCAACGACAACGGCGGCGGCATCTTCGAATTGCTGGAGCAGGGCGACCCGAGGTTCTCCGACGTATCCTCGCGGATCTTCGGCACCCCACACGATGTGGACGTCGGTGCGCTCTGCCGCGCTTACCACGTCGAAAGCCGCCAGATCGAGGTCGACGAGCTGGATGCGGCGCTGGGCGAATCCGGCGCCGGCATGCGGGTGCTGGAGGTCAAGGCGGACCGGTCCTCGTTGCGCGGACTCCATGCCGCCATCAGGGCCGCCCTGTGA
- a CDS encoding alpha/beta fold hydrolase, producing the protein MINLAYDDRGSGEPVVFISGSGGPGRTWLPHQVPAFMSAGYRVITFDNRGIGATENAEGFTTQTMVADTAALIESLDAAPARIVGVSMGAFIAQELMVARPDLVTAAVLMATRGRLDRARQGFHEGEQELYASNTELPPAYEAKVRVLENFSRKTINDDVLVADWITMFRAWPVKRTPGLRTQLSVSPQTNRLAAYRGINTPVLVMGFADDVITPPHLGREVADALPNGRYVQIPDAGHLGFLERPEAVNSVALKFFSDVKA; encoded by the coding sequence GTGATCAACCTGGCATACGACGACCGCGGTAGCGGTGAGCCCGTGGTCTTCATCTCGGGCAGCGGCGGCCCCGGGCGCACCTGGTTGCCGCATCAGGTCCCGGCGTTCATGTCGGCCGGCTACCGCGTGATCACCTTCGACAATCGCGGCATCGGCGCCACCGAAAACGCCGAGGGTTTCACGACCCAGACCATGGTCGCCGACACCGCGGCCCTGATCGAATCCCTGGACGCCGCCCCGGCGCGCATCGTCGGGGTTTCGATGGGAGCCTTCATCGCCCAGGAGCTGATGGTGGCCCGCCCCGACCTGGTGACCGCCGCGGTGCTGATGGCCACCCGCGGCCGCCTGGACCGCGCCCGTCAGGGCTTTCACGAGGGCGAGCAAGAGCTGTATGCGTCCAACACCGAACTGCCGCCCGCCTATGAGGCGAAAGTCCGTGTGCTGGAAAACTTTTCGCGCAAGACGATCAACGACGACGTGCTCGTGGCCGACTGGATCACCATGTTTCGGGCCTGGCCGGTCAAGCGCACACCCGGGCTGCGCACCCAGCTGAGCGTGTCCCCGCAGACCAACCGGCTGGCCGCGTACCGCGGCATCAACACCCCGGTGCTGGTGATGGGTTTCGCCGACGACGTGATCACCCCACCGCATCTGGGGCGCGAGGTCGCCGACGCCTTGCCCAACGGCCGCTACGTGCAGATCCCCGACGCGGGTCACCTCGGCTTCCTGGAGCGGCCCGAGGCGGTCAACAGCGTCGCGCTGAAGTTCTTCTCCGACGTCAAGGCCTGA
- a CDS encoding class I SAM-dependent methyltransferase encodes MTQPTDFEFETAYRGESTTFGEGVRPPWSIGAPQPELAALIDQGKFHGDVLDVGCGEAAISLTLAKLGHTTVGLDLSPTAIDLARREAANRGLTNATFEVADISTFTGYDGRFGTIVDSTLFHSIPVEAREGYQQSISRAAAPDASYFALVFDKAAVPGGPINAVTADELRDAVSKYWVVDEIRPARLHAQVPDASVGMPGIVDIRDEPTGLKSVGGWLLTAHLG; translated from the coding sequence ATGACTCAGCCAACTGATTTCGAGTTCGAAACGGCCTACCGCGGTGAATCCACCACGTTCGGCGAGGGAGTGCGTCCGCCCTGGAGCATCGGCGCCCCCCAACCCGAACTGGCCGCGCTGATCGACCAGGGCAAATTCCACGGCGACGTGCTCGACGTGGGCTGCGGTGAGGCCGCCATCTCGCTGACGCTGGCCAAGCTCGGCCACACCACGGTGGGCCTGGACCTGTCCCCCACCGCCATCGACCTGGCCCGCCGCGAGGCCGCGAATCGTGGCCTGACCAACGCCACCTTCGAGGTCGCCGACATCAGCACGTTCACCGGATACGACGGCCGGTTCGGCACCATCGTCGACAGCACCTTGTTCCACTCCATCCCGGTCGAGGCACGCGAGGGCTATCAGCAGTCGATCAGCCGCGCGGCCGCTCCCGACGCCTCGTACTTCGCCCTGGTCTTCGACAAGGCCGCGGTTCCCGGCGGCCCGATCAACGCCGTCACGGCCGACGAACTGCGCGACGCGGTGTCCAAGTATTGGGTCGTCGACGAGATCCGGCCGGCCCGCCTGCACGCCCAGGTACCGGACGCGTCCGTCGGGATGCCCGGCATCGTCGACATTCGCGACGAACCCACCGGTCTGAAGTCGGTCGGCGGCTGGCTGTTGACCGCCCATCTTGGCTGA
- a CDS encoding SDR family oxidoreductase: protein MSEKVWFITGTSRGFGHEWTIAALERGDKVAATARNTASLDDLVTKYGDALLPIELDVTDRDADFAAVQRAHDHFGRLDIVVNNAGYGHFGFIEELSEQDARDQIETNVFGALWVTQAALPYLREQRSGHIIQVSSIGGITAFPLLGGYHASKWALEGFSQALAQEVAPFGVHVTLIEPASFDTDWSGASARHSEPLPAYDEVRAAVQAARARRAAQPGNAKASAAALLKVVDAEQPPLRVFFGALPLQIAKTDYENRLRTWEQWQPVAELAQG, encoded by the coding sequence GTGAGCGAAAAAGTTTGGTTTATCACCGGTACATCACGTGGATTCGGGCACGAGTGGACGATCGCCGCGCTGGAGCGGGGCGACAAGGTGGCCGCCACCGCACGCAACACCGCCTCGCTGGACGACTTGGTCACCAAATACGGCGACGCGCTGCTGCCCATCGAGCTGGACGTCACCGACCGCGACGCGGATTTCGCCGCGGTCCAGCGGGCCCATGATCACTTCGGCCGGCTGGACATCGTGGTGAACAACGCCGGCTACGGCCATTTCGGGTTCATCGAGGAGCTGTCCGAGCAGGATGCCCGCGATCAGATCGAGACGAATGTGTTTGGCGCCCTGTGGGTCACCCAGGCCGCATTGCCTTACCTGCGCGAGCAGCGCAGCGGCCACATCATTCAGGTGTCGTCGATCGGCGGCATCACCGCGTTTCCTCTACTGGGCGGCTACCACGCGTCCAAGTGGGCACTGGAGGGCTTCTCGCAGGCGCTGGCCCAGGAGGTGGCGCCGTTCGGTGTGCACGTCACGCTGATCGAGCCGGCCAGCTTCGACACCGACTGGTCCGGCGCGTCGGCAAGGCACTCCGAGCCACTGCCCGCCTATGACGAGGTGCGCGCCGCGGTACAAGCCGCACGCGCTCGGCGCGCGGCCCAACCGGGCAATGCGAAAGCGTCGGCAGCCGCGCTGCTGAAGGTGGTGGACGCCGAGCAGCCGCCGCTGCGAGTGTTCTTCGGCGCTTTGCCGCTGCAGATCGCAAAAACCGACTACGAGAACCGGTTACGCACCTGGGAGCAGTGGCAGCCGGTCGCCGAGCTGGCACAGGGCTAA
- a CDS encoding demethylmenaquinone methyltransferase: MSRAALDKDPREVASMFDGVARRYDLTNTVLSLGQDRYWRRATRAALRIGPGLKVLDLAAGTAVSTVELEKSGAWCVAADFSVGMLAAGGARKVPKVAGDATKLPFGDGVFDAVTISFGLRNVADPQAGLREMARVTRPGGRLVVCEFSTPTNALFATVYKEYLMRTLPRVAQAVSSNPDAYVYLAESIRAWPDQAALAEQMAQAGWSGVRWRNLTGGIVALHAGHKPLR, encoded by the coding sequence GTGAGTCGTGCGGCCTTGGACAAGGATCCCCGGGAGGTCGCGTCGATGTTCGACGGCGTCGCCCGTCGTTATGACCTGACCAACACCGTGCTGTCGCTGGGGCAGGACCGCTATTGGCGACGGGCCACCCGCGCGGCGCTGCGGATCGGACCCGGGCTCAAGGTGCTCGATCTGGCGGCGGGTACCGCGGTGTCCACGGTGGAGCTGGAGAAATCCGGGGCCTGGTGTGTGGCGGCGGATTTCTCGGTCGGGATGCTCGCGGCCGGTGGGGCGCGCAAGGTGCCGAAGGTTGCCGGCGATGCCACCAAGCTGCCGTTCGGCGACGGCGTATTCGATGCCGTCACAATCAGTTTCGGGTTGCGTAACGTCGCCGACCCGCAGGCGGGCCTGCGGGAGATGGCCCGGGTCACCCGGCCCGGCGGCCGCCTGGTGGTGTGTGAATTCTCCACGCCCACCAACGCGCTGTTCGCCACCGTCTACAAGGAATATCTGATGCGGACGCTGCCGCGGGTGGCGCAGGCGGTGTCGAGCAACCCCGATGCCTACGTGTATCTCGCGGAGTCGATCAGGGCCTGGCCCGATCAAGCCGCGCTGGCAGAACAGATGGCACAAGCGGGATGGTCGGGCGTGCGGTGGCGCAACCTGACCGGCGGCATCGTGGCGCTACATGCGGGGCATAAGCCCCTGCGCTGA
- a CDS encoding o-succinylbenzoate synthase, whose product MRVRFRGITTREVALIEGPAGWGEFGAFVEYGPAEASAWLASGIEGAYRQPPPVHRERIPINATVPAVAAAQVGEVLARFPGAATAKVKVAEPGQTLADDVARVNAVRERISTVRVDANGGWTVEEAARAAAALTADGPLEYLEQPCATVDELAELRRRPDMSDVPIAADESIRKADDPLAVVRAGAADIAVLKVAPLGGISALLDITAQIDIPVVVSSALDSAVGIAAGLAAAAALPHLRHACGLGTGGLFVEDVADVPAAGDGHLAVGPVTPDPQRLRALQAPPERRQWWIDRITACHPLLVPSSE is encoded by the coding sequence ATGCGGGTGCGGTTTCGCGGCATCACCACCCGCGAGGTCGCGCTGATCGAGGGCCCGGCGGGCTGGGGCGAGTTCGGGGCCTTCGTGGAGTACGGGCCCGCGGAGGCGTCGGCGTGGCTGGCGTCGGGCATCGAGGGCGCCTACCGGCAGCCGCCGCCGGTGCACCGCGAGCGCATCCCGATCAACGCCACCGTGCCGGCCGTGGCCGCCGCGCAGGTCGGCGAGGTGCTGGCCCGCTTTCCCGGTGCCGCGACGGCCAAGGTGAAGGTCGCCGAGCCCGGGCAGACGCTGGCCGACGACGTCGCCCGGGTCAACGCGGTGCGCGAACGGATCTCGACGGTGCGGGTGGACGCCAACGGCGGGTGGACGGTCGAGGAGGCGGCGCGGGCCGCGGCGGCGCTGACCGCCGACGGCCCGCTGGAATACCTCGAGCAGCCCTGCGCCACCGTCGACGAGCTGGCCGAGCTGCGGCGGCGCCCGGACATGTCGGACGTTCCGATCGCCGCCGACGAAAGCATCCGCAAGGCCGACGACCCGCTGGCCGTGGTCCGCGCCGGCGCCGCCGACATCGCGGTGCTCAAAGTCGCCCCGCTGGGCGGGATTTCGGCCCTGCTGGACATCACCGCGCAGATCGACATCCCGGTGGTGGTCTCCAGCGCGCTCGACTCGGCGGTGGGCATCGCCGCCGGGCTGGCCGCCGCGGCGGCATTGCCCCACCTGCGGCACGCCTGCGGGCTGGGCACCGGCGGCCTGTTCGTCGAAGACGTGGCCGACGTTCCCGCGGCCGGCGACGGCCATCTGGCCGTCGGGCCGGTCACACCCGACCCGCAGCGGCTGCGGGCGCTACAGGCGCCGCCCGAGCGGCGGCAGTGGTGGATCGACCGGATCACGGCCTGCCATCCGCTCCTTGTACCGTCGTCCGAGTGA
- the menJ gene encoding menaquinone reductase: protein MDTKASGAEVVVVGAGPAGSAAAAWAARAGRDVLVVDSAAFPRDKPCGDGLTPRAVAECERLGLGDWLDTRIRHRGLRMSGFGGEVEVDWPGPSFPSTGSAVARLELDDRIRKVAEESGARMLLGTKAVGVHHDSSRRVTSVMLADGTELGCRQLIVADGARSTLGRKLGRRWHQETVYGVAARGYLTTPRSEDPWLTSHLELRSPDGAVLPGYGWIFPLGNGEVNIGVGALSTSKRPADLSLRPLISYYTDLRRDEWGFTDEPRAISSALLPMGGAVSGVAGPNWMLVGDAAACVNPLNGEGIDYGMETGRLAAELLDYGDVSKAWPSLLSDHYGRGFSVARRLALLLTFQRFLPTTGPLAMRSTTLMTIAVRVMANLVTDDDADWVARAWRSGGRFSRLLDRRTPFS, encoded by the coding sequence GTGGACACGAAGGCCTCCGGAGCCGAGGTGGTGGTCGTGGGCGCCGGACCTGCCGGTTCGGCGGCGGCCGCCTGGGCCGCCCGCGCCGGCCGCGACGTCCTCGTCGTCGACTCCGCCGCCTTCCCCCGCGACAAGCCGTGCGGCGACGGGCTGACGCCGCGCGCGGTCGCCGAGTGCGAGCGCCTCGGCCTGGGCGACTGGCTGGATACCCGCATCCGGCATCGGGGCTTACGGATGAGCGGGTTCGGCGGCGAGGTCGAAGTGGATTGGCCCGGCCCGTCGTTCCCGTCGACCGGCAGCGCGGTGGCCCGCCTCGAGCTGGACGACCGGATCCGCAAAGTCGCCGAGGAGTCCGGCGCACGCATGCTACTGGGCACCAAAGCCGTCGGTGTGCACCATGACTCGTCGCGACGAGTGACCTCAGTGATGTTGGCCGACGGCACCGAGCTGGGCTGCCGCCAGCTGATCGTCGCCGACGGCGCCCGCTCCACGCTGGGCCGCAAGCTCGGCCGGCGCTGGCATCAGGAGACCGTGTACGGCGTCGCGGCCCGTGGGTATCTGACCACGCCGCGCAGCGAAGACCCTTGGCTGACATCGCATCTCGAGCTCCGCTCCCCCGACGGCGCCGTGTTGCCCGGGTATGGCTGGATCTTCCCGCTGGGCAACGGCGAGGTGAACATCGGCGTCGGAGCGCTGTCGACGTCGAAGCGGCCGGCCGACCTGTCGCTGCGACCGCTGATCTCCTACTACACCGACCTGCGCCGCGACGAGTGGGGCTTTACCGATGAGCCGCGGGCGATCTCGTCGGCGCTGCTGCCGATGGGCGGCGCGGTCTCCGGGGTGGCCGGGCCGAACTGGATGCTGGTCGGCGACGCCGCGGCCTGCGTGAACCCGCTCAACGGCGAGGGCATCGACTACGGGATGGAGACCGGGCGGCTGGCCGCCGAGCTGCTGGATTACGGCGACGTGTCGAAAGCGTGGCCGTCGCTGTTGTCCGACCACTACGGCCGGGGATTCTCGGTCGCGCGCCGGCTGGCGCTGCTGCTGACCTTCCAGCGGTTCCTGCCCACGACGGGCCCCCTCGCGATGCGATCGACCACGCTGATGACCATCGCCGTGCGGGTGATGGCCAACCTGGTCACCGACGATGACGCCGACTGGGTGGCGCGAGCATGGCGCAGCGGTGGGCGGTTCTCCCGGCTCCTCGATCGCCGAACACCGTTTAGCTGA
- the grcC1 gene encoding nonaprenyl/(2E,6E)-farnesyl/geranylgeranyl diphosphat synthase: MKTPATVVAGIDFGDAAFATTVRDGVAKIEQLMDVELRSADEIMTDSLTHLFKAGGKRFRPLFTVLSAQIGPNPDSADVTIAGAVIELVHLATLYHDDVMDEAEVRRGAQTANVRWSNNVAILAGDYLFATASRLVSRLGPDAVRLIAETFAQLVTGQMRETRGFVAGGDPIEHYLKVVYEKTACLISAAGQFGAMFSGADDDQVARLSRLGGIVGTAFQISDDIIDIDSDSHESGKLPGTDIREGVHTLPMVFALRQPGPDGDRLRELLAGPVEDDDAVAEALRLLRASPGMAQAKEFLAQYAAKAHHELGLLPDVPGRRALETLVDYTISRHG; the protein is encoded by the coding sequence GTGAAGACTCCCGCGACGGTGGTGGCGGGCATTGATTTCGGCGACGCCGCGTTCGCCACGACGGTGCGGGACGGCGTCGCCAAGATCGAGCAGCTCATGGACGTCGAATTGCGCAGTGCCGACGAGATCATGACGGATTCGCTGACGCATCTGTTCAAGGCCGGCGGCAAGCGGTTCCGGCCGTTGTTCACCGTGCTTTCGGCGCAGATCGGGCCGAACCCGGATTCAGCGGACGTGACGATCGCCGGCGCGGTCATCGAGCTGGTGCACCTGGCCACGCTGTACCACGACGACGTGATGGACGAGGCCGAGGTTCGCCGCGGCGCACAGACCGCGAATGTGCGCTGGAGCAACAACGTCGCGATCCTGGCCGGTGACTACCTGTTCGCGACGGCGTCGCGGCTGGTGTCGCGGCTGGGGCCGGACGCGGTGCGGCTGATCGCCGAGACGTTTGCTCAGCTGGTGACCGGGCAGATGCGCGAGACCCGCGGCTTCGTGGCAGGCGGCGATCCGATCGAGCACTACCTGAAGGTGGTGTACGAGAAGACGGCCTGCCTGATCTCTGCCGCCGGCCAGTTCGGCGCGATGTTCTCCGGGGCCGACGACGATCAGGTAGCTCGGCTGAGCCGGCTCGGCGGCATCGTGGGCACCGCGTTTCAGATCTCGGACGACATCATCGACATCGACAGCGACTCGCACGAGTCGGGCAAGCTGCCCGGCACCGATATCCGCGAAGGCGTGCACACCCTGCCGATGGTCTTTGCGCTGCGACAACCCGGCCCCGACGGCGATCGGCTGCGCGAGCTGCTAGCGGGTCCGGTCGAGGACGACGACGCGGTGGCCGAGGCGCTGAGGCTGTTGCGGGCGTCGCCCGGCATGGCCCAGGCCAAGGAGTTCCTGGCGCAGTACGCCGCCAAAGCCCACCATGAGCTGGGGCTTTTGCCCGACGTCCCCGGCCGTCGTGCGCTGGAGACGTTGGTCGACTACACGATCAGCCGGCACGGCTAG
- a CDS encoding glycosyltransferase family 4 protein: MRVAIVAESFLPHVNGVSNSVIRVLEHLRRTGHEALVIAPDTPPGEPPAERIHDGIRVHRVPSRMFPKVTTLPLGVPRPRLLKVLRGFQPDVLHLASPALLGYGGVLAARHLGVPTVAVYQTDVPGFAESYGIGITTRAAWAWFRHLHRLADRTLAPSTATMESLVAHRIPRVHHWARGVDIMGYAPSARDEALRRHWSPDGKPIVGFVGRLAPEKHVERLAGLAATGDVQVVIVGDGVDQQKLQSVMPTALFTGAMYGAELAAAYASMDVFVHTGEHETFCQVVQEALASGLPVIAPDAGGPRDLVTPWRTGLLLPVSEFEQRLPEAVGHLLQERSRYSQAARKSVLARTWPAICEELLGHYAAVQSPIARARARISQRKLAHGE; encoded by the coding sequence GTGCGCGTTGCGATCGTCGCAGAATCTTTTCTGCCACATGTCAACGGTGTCAGTAATTCCGTAATTCGAGTGCTGGAGCACCTGCGTCGAACGGGCCACGAAGCTCTGGTGATCGCCCCCGACACCCCGCCCGGTGAACCTCCCGCCGAGCGCATTCACGACGGCATCCGGGTTCACCGGGTGCCGTCGCGGATGTTCCCGAAGGTCACCACGTTGCCGCTCGGGGTGCCCCGGCCGCGACTGCTGAAGGTGCTGCGCGGATTCCAGCCCGACGTGCTGCATCTCGCATCGCCCGCGCTGCTGGGCTACGGCGGCGTGCTGGCCGCGCGCCACCTCGGGGTACCGACGGTCGCCGTCTACCAAACCGACGTTCCGGGTTTCGCGGAGTCCTACGGCATCGGGATCACGACGCGGGCGGCATGGGCATGGTTTCGCCACCTGCACCGCCTCGCCGACCGCACCCTGGCACCTTCCACAGCGACAATGGAATCGCTTGTCGCCCATCGAATCCCGCGGGTCCATCACTGGGCGCGCGGGGTCGACATCATGGGCTACGCGCCGTCGGCGCGCGACGAGGCGCTGCGGCGGCACTGGTCGCCCGACGGCAAGCCGATAGTCGGCTTCGTGGGGCGGCTGGCGCCCGAGAAGCATGTGGAGCGCCTCGCCGGGCTGGCGGCGACCGGCGACGTCCAGGTCGTCATCGTCGGGGACGGCGTCGATCAGCAAAAGCTCCAATCGGTAATGCCCACAGCACTTTTCACCGGTGCCATGTACGGTGCGGAGCTCGCCGCGGCCTACGCCAGCATGGACGTCTTCGTCCACACCGGCGAGCACGAGACGTTCTGCCAAGTCGTGCAGGAGGCGCTGGCGTCCGGGTTGCCGGTGATCGCGCCCGACGCCGGTGGACCGCGCGACCTCGTCACCCCGTGGCGTACCGGATTGCTCTTGCCCGTAAGCGAATTCGAGCAGCGGCTACCGGAGGCGGTGGGCCATCTGTTGCAAGAGCGTTCGCGCTATTCGCAAGCCGCGCGCAAGAGCGTGCTCGCCCGCACCTGGCCCGCGATTTGTGAGGAGCTGCTCGGCCACTACGCGGCCGTGCAGTCTCCTATCGCTCGGGCTCGCGCCCGTATCTCGCAGCGCAAACTCGCCCACGGGGAATGA
- a CDS encoding DUF3592 domain-containing protein yields the protein MTSPKSLLRILIHGRSDEPPTTPARIALRLTRIAVLIVAGLVTLQSVLLVAGAWRNDLAIRHNMGVAQAEVLSAGPRRSTIEFVTPERVTYRPELGVLYPSELATGMRIYVEYNKNDPNLVRVQHRNAGLAIIPAGSIAVVSWLVALVVLIGLALIDKRLALREAAKSVDSKDT from the coding sequence GTGACGTCACCAAAGTCGTTGCTGCGCATTTTGATCCACGGCCGCAGCGATGAGCCCCCGACCACGCCGGCTCGGATTGCGTTGCGGCTGACCCGGATCGCGGTGCTGATCGTCGCCGGTCTGGTCACGCTGCAGTCGGTGTTGCTGGTGGCCGGCGCCTGGCGCAACGATCTCGCGATTCGACACAACATGGGTGTGGCGCAAGCGGAGGTGCTCAGTGCGGGGCCGCGCCGGTCCACGATCGAATTCGTCACACCCGAGCGAGTCACCTACCGACCCGAACTCGGCGTGCTATATCCGTCCGAATTAGCCACGGGTATGCGGATATACGTCGAATACAACAAAAACGACCCGAACCTGGTGCGAGTACAGCACCGCAACGCCGGGCTGGCGATAATCCCGGCGGGTTCGATCGCGGTCGTCAGTTGGCTTGTCGCACTGGTTGTGCTGATAGGCCTGGCGCTGATAGACAAGCGACTGGCGCTCCGCGAGGCCGCCAAAAGTGTGGATAGCAAAGACACATAA
- a CDS encoding DUF732 domain-containing protein has translation MRGTKLLAGFAVAAAAITTLSVPAFADPTTPPLPPPVPTPLRTPSPPSDYDAPFKQTVNGFGIYQPQDQLAWLGKITCDRLGRGVDHDAYQSANFIQHNLPRGTSQGQAFQFLGAAVDHYCPDQVGVVQAAGNHPN, from the coding sequence ATGAGGGGTACCAAGCTGCTTGCAGGCTTCGCCGTGGCGGCGGCCGCCATTACGACGCTGTCCGTGCCGGCATTTGCCGACCCGACGACACCGCCGCTGCCGCCCCCGGTCCCGACGCCGCTGCGGACGCCGTCGCCGCCCAGCGACTACGACGCCCCGTTCAAGCAAACCGTGAACGGCTTCGGCATCTACCAGCCGCAGGACCAGCTCGCGTGGCTGGGCAAGATCACCTGCGACCGCTTGGGCAGGGGCGTGGACCACGATGCCTACCAGTCGGCCAACTTCATCCAGCACAACCTGCCGCGGGGCACCAGCCAGGGACAGGCGTTCCAGTTCCTCGGTGCGGCCGTCGACCACTACTGCCCGGATCAGGTGGGCGTGGTGCAGGCAGCCGGGAATCACCCGAACTAG